One genomic window of Glycine max cultivar Williams 82 chromosome 16, Glycine_max_v4.0, whole genome shotgun sequence includes the following:
- the LOC100781079 gene encoding serine/threonine-protein phosphatase 6 regulatory ankyrin repeat subunit A yields the protein MPTTYFPLRWESTGDQWWYASPIDCAAANGHYDLVRELLRIDNNHLFKLTSLRRIRRLEVVWDDEEQQQFSDVAKCRSQVAHKLLLECDSKRRSSSKNSLIRAGYGGWLIYTAASAGDLSFVQQLLERNPLLVFGEGEYNVTDIFYAASRGKSCEVFRLVFDFAVSPRFVTGKGGVLEEHVGGDVPPVYKWEMSNRAVHAAARGGSVEILVEFLANCSDVLAYRDAQGSTLLHSASGRGQVEVVKYLTSSFDIINSTDHQGNTALHVAAYRGQLAAVEALVSASPALISLRNNAGETFLHKAVSGFQSTSFRRLDRQVELLRQLVSGKKFHIEEVINVKNTDGRTALHIATIGKIHTDLVKLLMTAPSINVNVSDANGMTPLDYLKQSPNSAASNVLIRKLIAAGGMFHHHSSRKAIASHMKMHSIGGSPGTSFRISDTQIFLYTGIENASDASTDQGSAGMSSTSSEHTAYDSAAENRPPTTSKRPSVAAGLKRVLQWPLVKDKKAEGIRKSIDEGSLDSCRKWDITDEIPTPLRQKFFRHSALPNNKRNLSVRSYQSSPNAKKRFASGLVHVKVSRRSSSSSFSISSFSSPRSTDNKQKGFCVDNDVAGPSCSNHQNDKSTNSGKRTSVSKKLRGHYFCFSKASVNKEQESYCYKDHDVFVNGLIG from the exons ATGCCAACTACATATTTCCCACTAAGGTGGGAGAGCACTGGGGACCAATGGTGGTATGCATCACCAATAGATTGTGCTGCTGCAAATGGCCACTATGACTTGGTTCGTGAGCTGCTAAGAATTGACAACAACCACCTCTTCAAGCTCACTTCCCTTCGCCGAATTCGCCGCCTTGAAGTCGTGTGGGATGATGAAGAACAACAACAGTTCAGTGATGTTGCAAAGTGCCGCTCACAGGTGGCACATAAGCTGCTTCTTGAGTGTGATTCCAAGAGAAGAAGCAGCAGCAAGAACTCTCTCATCCGTGCAGGGTATGGAGGGTGGCTAATCTACACTGCTGCATCAGCTGGTGACTTGAGTTTTGTGCAGCAACTTCTTGAGAGGAACCCTTTGTTGGTGTTTGGAGAAGGAGAGTATAATGTCACTGATATCTTTTATGCTGCTTCAAGGGGCAAGAGTTGTGAGGTTTTTAGGCTGGTTTTTGATTTTGCAGTTTCTCCAAGGTTTGTCACTGGCAAAGGCGGGGTTTTGGAGGAGCATGTTGGTGGGGATGTTCCTCCTGTTTACAAGTGGGAGATGAGTAATAGGGCTGTTCATGCTGCTGCTAGAGGCGGTAGTGTGGAGATTTTGGTGGAGTTTCTTGCTAATTGCTCTGATGTTTTGGCTTATAGAGATGCTCAGGGATCTACTCTCTTGCATTCTGCTTCAGGGAGAGGGCAGGTTGAG GTGGTCAAATACCTCACATCATCCTTTGACATTATAAACTCCACAGATCATCAGGGAAACACTGCTTTGCATGTGGCTGCTTACAGGGGCCAATTAGCTGCAGTTGAGGCTTTAGTTTCTGCATCTCCTGCATTGATCTCTCTGAGAAACAATGCGGGAGAAACGTTCCTCCATAAGGCCGTGTCCGGTTTTCAGTCCACCTCATTCAGAAGATTGGACAGACAGGTTGAGCTTCTGAGGCAGTTAGTGAGTGGTAAAAAATTTCACATAGAGGAAGTCATCAATGTAAAGAACACTGATGGAAGAACTGCACTCCACATTGCCACAATAGGGAAAATTCACACTGATCTTGTTAAGCTCCTGATGACTGCTCCATCAATAAATGTGAATGTGAGTGATGCTAATGGCATGACCCCACTTGATTACCTTAAGCAAAGTCCCAATTCAGCAGCATCAAATGTGCTAATTAGAAAATTGATTGCTGCGGGTGGAATGTTCCATCATCATAGTTCAAGAAAGGCCATAGCCTCACACATGAAAATGCATAGTATTGGAGGCAGTCCTGGAACATCATTCAGAATCTCAGACACTCAGATATTTTTGTACACGGGAATTGAGAATGCATCAGATGCTAGCACTGATCAGGGAAGTGCAGGAATGAGTTCTACTTCATCAGAACACACTGCATATGACTCAGCAGCAGAGAACAGACCCCCAACAACAAGCAAAAGGCCTTCGGTCGCTGCCGGGTTGAAACGAGTCCTTCAGTGGCCATTGGTGAAGGACAAGAAAGCTGAGGGGATAAGGAAATCAATTGATGAGGGTTCATTGGACTCATGCAGGAAATGGGACATCACAGATGAAATTCCAACCCCACTTAGACAAAAATTCTTTAGGCATTCTGCGCTTCCTAACAACAAAAGGAACCTTTCTGTGAGGAGTTACCAGTCAAGCCCAAATGCTAAGAAGAGATTTGCTTCAGGACTGGTACATGTAAAGGTTTCAAGAAGATCAAGCTCTAGTTCCTTTTCCATATCATCATTTTCATCACCTAGATCAACGGATAATAAGCAAAAGGGTTTTTGTGTTGACAATGATGTTGCTGGACCATCTTGCTCAAATCACCA